TGCACTTAGATTCTATTAATAGGATCACGTACGGTGTTGATTTATTGATGCAATATAAGCTTCGTAAAAATCGGATATCTCACTTGAAGAGAGACGAAAGACGAGGTTCAGATACGTATCGAGTTACCTTTCGAATTCGAGTTAACTTTGGCATTGATCACGCGCAAACTGCGAGAAAGATATTCTACACGCTTAATTATCATTTCCGCCACGTCGATTCTGTTCTCTCAATGACAATTTTTTTTTCGAGCGGATTTACCGTGGCGTTACTCACCTTCACCTTTCTAAACCCCTTTACACCACTCGCATGGAATGAAAATCAGAGTTCATTTGCCATTTTGCAGAATAAAATTCATGATTAGAATCGCGAGAAAGAAATGGTTGACATTTACATCCCAGAAGCGTTACAATGCGTCGCATAATATGTATTACCGTGGAAGTGTAgcaatttacaataataaatgttaacatTCATCACAGTGATTAATGCAAATATTCCAATATCCATTTTCATTCCATACACTATGTTATGTACGTTTGTTCTATTTATCTTCAATTCATTTTCAGTTACTTCAATCATCTCGCATCAGTCTTTCATAATATATCAAAACAAACGTGACTATCCAATTTCCATAAGAAACCAACCATCCGATTTTACCTTTAccaataaaactaccagatggatcaaaatggcccattcgTGATTCTTTCTTCTTGCGATTATTCAAAGGACAACAGATGTttttccgagaaattattaaagaaattagtgtAGCCATacataaactgaattgtaaatcaattaaagtttcagtagatacactcttggagtttctatagacgaaTTTCAAAACGTCAGTTTAACAACTCAGTAGTATCAGTGTAAAAATCGTTCTTCTCGACGTTACTAAACCGTACATCTATTTCCTTGCAATACGAGTTCATCCGTTCTTCAATCATGGTCGGAGAAAAATCTTATTGTTCGGCAGCAATTATCATATAATTGCATTTTTCTTCTGTCGCGATCGACACCGACCTCGGATGCAGATAAACCTGGAAAATATGTTAAAACATTAAAGCGCCGTGCATTGTATCTCTACTCAAACAATGTCGACGGTTTCTTCGTTGTTTTTTTTGTAACCGACTGCTCGCCATGAACTTAATTCGGCGCTGCGTGTAATTTCAATGTGGTAATCGAGCCTCCTTAATTTCCAGAGATCGAGATAATGACAGTCATGGTAGAGTCCATGAAAGTCGAGGAGGGCGAACGTCCGAAGATCGCAGCCTTCGACGACATCCTCCCGTACGTCGGTGAGGCTAGTCGATACCAATGGTTCCTCTTCATCCTGCTTCTACCCTTTACCTTCGTCTACGCGTTCCTGTATTTCACGCAGTTCTTCATCACGCTGCTGCCTGCCGAGCACTGGTGCACCGTGCCCGAACTCGACAACTGGAATCTCACCGATCATGAAAAGTAAGtggaaaattatttgttttacttttttcgagataatttattaggtcgtgtaatataaaatgttggatttgatgttctaaaagatgtttgttcaatgaaaatatgctctattcgattcgaCACTTCTATCGacgtgttttaaccctttgcactcgagaggtgactcacaatcaccatttgatttgatatagcagaattatgaaatttaatgttcaatattatattgtatatagtGTAATTAAACTAAAACTCGAAAaatgttcgagtgcaaagggttaatgaatatattccttttttgaGAAGttctgaatgtttagaattaataaattctaaggATATTGTTATAAATTACTGTTTCAAGTTTACCGCATGAttcattttgcaaagaaacatcacAACATCGAAATTTCGCAAATCAGCGTtgcactgttctttcattcCAAGTATTGGCACAAATGcttactttatattttcaaataaatatgtattcattTCTCATTTTGCTTTAGCTTCTTATCTCAATGTATAATAGGTGTATTTGTCCTGCGAGCACTAAAATACTCTGAACGTAAATACTATAACTCTAAACGTACTCTTAGAGTTAGTACATTTGTCAGCAAATCGTTTTCAAATCGAACGAAAAAAATATGTAGTCTGATTAGTACCAGCATATCTAGATTGGTTCCACACGCGATTCTTTAACCTTTTCGCATAGTGCAGTTTAATATGTTCcaaaatacttttaatttgtataataaaatttaatctgcAATAGTATCtattgtttagaaaatttagttataaactatttaaatactaGTAATGTAGACATATTACAACGtaaagtttattatagtttattttcattcacttacaatttaagaatatttatttcatattaacatttaattcatttattctattttagtATATGCATCGAATGCAACGGCATGTTTCATGTATTTctgattttctaatatttaatcattttactTTATCTTCACATTTTCGTAAAAAGTGTTAGACGgacattatatttaattgaatatagcatataatttccaaaagtcTGTAGCGGAATACTGCAATACTGTTTTGCTATTTGTAAGTATACGagtataagaaatattacatcGTAATATAATTATAGTCATACTTACAGTCATTTGCACTTCAAAGTTTTAACAAATACTAAAAGCATCacgaatgaatataaaaatattttttttataaaacgtaTTCCGCTAAAGAATTTGAGATGACATAGGATTACATTTTTCTCGtcgcgaaagtgttaataacGTTTCGTTCTAATATGTACGCATAACAAAGATTATTCATACTTGCGACTATAAAGGTGCTTGCTAGATTTCgtattttcatgaaatattcgtTGAATCTATCTATACATACGCGACATtctttaaaagttttaaaatttacaattacttGCGGAAGTATTACAGTTATGCAAATCGCAGAGATAGAAGAAAGTTTATTTTTGAGACACAAACAATCAAAAGTGATAAATTGCAGTTCACACAGATTAAAGTTAATTCCTTCGCAACACCTTTATTTGCTAATGCATTTTTTTGCAAACAGATAAGCTACGTGAGGTAAACTTTTCCATTGTTATAGCATTGTTTAATTTCGTATGATAACGTGTCGCGACTAGGCTTGCTTCTTCGTGaacatattgtattattattaaactgctGGATTTAGtagtaatttttaatcaatgCGAATGAACAGTCGATAGAAACTTATTTTACTTTGCGTCGTGTGTTTTGGAGAAAAGgcgttatatttaattatttatttccctgTTGTATACTAGTATATTCCTGAAAAAAGTGTTATAaacgatatataaaatatatatcgtaTTTTTTTATCTTAGATATTCTATAATTGCACGCAGTctagaagtataatattaattcagcagtgaattatttaataacaaaaccATTTACATATACAGTATTCATTAGACATTCCTTTGTCAATTTCACTTTCTCTGCAACTTTCTTCAAGAACGTACACAGCATCACAAGCATTCTATAAAACAAGTGAACACAGACTGAATAAACTATTTCACGTTTTACCATAAGATTTTACAAAGCCTAAAGAAATATGAAGTTGTCTAATGGATTTATTAGACCGAACTTCATTAGAGCGTTGATTTTATCGTACTCAATCCATTTAAATGATTTACGGGTCATTAAAAGCGTCATAATTGAAATTAGCAGTAAGTCAAATCAACATCAGCTATGCAAGTGATCAGGCTTTCTCGATTTTTTGCAAGTCAGCTGTTGTAATTTAACTCtgaggaaaaggaaaaagtgaATCGACTCGGAGCCATAAAGTTGTGTTAATGAGTCACATTATTACGTCCTCATTAACGATGTGACACGGTTAAACCGCGGTTCGTTCACGAAACTCATGATGCAATCGAGATGTAAGAAGACCAGGAAAACTGTGTTTCGTGTTTTCCACTGACTCACGATGCAGAAAAGCGCGGGAATGTTTGTTACTTCGACCGACGCTACGCTGAAAACCTGTTTGGTCGCCGACCTCCACCCGGCAGATTCTAGACTTCTGCGAACTGATCGGACAGGAAATTCTTTCCTATTCTTGGCGCCGTGACCTCGAGTATCGGAAACAAACACGCCGAAATGCGAAATCAACAAATCAGTTTTTTAATATGACAAATTTATTTGTCAAATACGATGTGATTCGTTAATGGCAATTTCAGTCTTCGTACTAAATGGACAGTAATTTTTTATCgcaacgaatttttattgtCCATTATGCTTCATATTATAAAGGTTATTGATTTTAACTCCAGCACCTAAATTATTTCTgctattattgaaagtaagaaagaattactaaatactaaatactatTTAGTCAGTTCTCTTTACTTTCAATAATAGCAGAAATAATTTAGGTGCTCGAGCTAAAATTAACATCTTGTGTAAACAAAATTAGCAGAGGATAAAGTACAGCGATGAGTCCATCTTttaaaacgatacatttttttcataacaAATTAAGTCagttttgattgatgtaattattgtgaatacacattataattctgtgttcttgaaacactaatttccgcgatctatataaacaaatatatggttttctaggaacgatagagtaaagtatagaaaaatatccgtaaatctagtgttaatattgtatagAGAAAAATAGCAAagaaaattatactttattttataagatacaaataataattgattcAAGCTTTATTTCAATAGCTTTAATAGTTTTGTCGCAAGACATTCTCAAAAATAACTTATTTTGGCTTTCTAAAAGTGAGAAAACATATAACGTAATATGAAATTCTTactgattaaaatgaaatacttgTGAATAGAATTTCTTGCTTGTCTACAtcgtttttgaaatttaattaagacgcttatatttaattagaacgaggcaaattaaaatttcagaaaatgttatattttattctattatattgcgaagaaaattatgaaatttcacattttcacTAATACTTActattagaaaatttgaattatctcTTCTTTCATCTACAGTATAAAATTACttcaataagaaaaatagtgaATTACTTATTATTCACAGTAATGACTAATACACCTTTCAAAGTGCTTATTTCTGCAATTGTTTCAACTTATGGGCATTTCGTTTATTAAtaggaaaatttcattatttttcttatttcataacaAAAATAAAGTTGAACTtaaaataacagtaaaaaaaatcgtaataaaatttgtactgATGATTGTTGAGTTTTTTTGGAgatcgaaaatttaataaactgtaATGTTACATTATTGTAAAATTCCTGTACTGAACTGTACATTACTGAGATTTGACCAATAAACGTGCCACGCGATAAAACGTAACGTCAGATGGAGTATCGGATCCAACAACAAACATCAGAGAAAATACTTTCCCCGTGCGTTTTTGGACCAAATGTGCGTACACAGGCAACAGTCTTAAAAATTGTTGTCAAACAAGTCTTATCTTCGTGAGAAAATTTCCGAAGATTTTTAATCTAGATGACGGTGTTATTCAATGCAAGTTTTATAGAAAGAATGGCGAAAACTGATTACTTTTCTTTCGAAAAAAGAGAAGATGTCTGATAAGCCTAACGATACTTCAAAATTCATAACATCTATTTTACACACTTTTAACAGTACAATCATGAaatcgaattaatattttagttcgtattcaattttatttttctcatatTTGCTTGGACCTTTATTTCCCTTCGGACGTCGAATTTTGATTCGATTTGTCGCAGTCACGGTTGACTTGTTGTTCCACCAACGCAAATGTCCATCGCCTTCGGTTTTCATTCTGTTTTTGCTGTCAGCGACCGTCATGCTTCTATCTTTTTTATTCGTTGGACGCGGACGAGGCACCCGGCATTTTTATTAAACCTGTTTTTCGTTGTGCAGACATCATTTTCCATGTAACTCCACTGTGTTTTCGTAACTATCGTTCATTTGTTAGTTCGTTTTCTTTTAAAAGCGcatttattttctgataaaaaacAAAATCATCGCACCTTACACATTAACATGATGACTGCCGCATGATTCAAATATGATTCACGACACGTTTATAATCCTACATAACTGTCACTACAACATGTCACCATGATAGTATGTGCGACATCAATattgacgagatatctcgtccatagcatcgtttcttcgacatcgTGGAACCTAGACATCTCGTCCattgtagcgaaagggttaacatacgCGCAATATTAATGCTTCATTCCATTCAGTTTGAATGATGTATCAAATATATTCGAGATAAAtggtgtaattaaatataatttctacaaGTGAAACCGTGGATGTTGAATTCACGGATACGGGGATCTCACTGTATAAGATTATTTTATGTTGCTTCGAACAAATTACAGAAAAGAAGAATGTGGCCGGgagatcaatatttttttagtactaaaactatcgagcaattagagCGACTTATTCGGAGAATATTAAGATCCTTTTTGAGATTCGAAGGCTCCCCTAGTCCTACatctatacaaatacacaaatttaatttaagctCTTTCacaaaaacttcataatttaagtatttgaaaaataaaaattctgaagtgggtcaatttgacccgtcgaCAGATACCATCTATAATTTCGCTTTATTACAATAGGTATTTAGAATGGTAAAAGTATGACTTTTTGTTTAGAATCGCGTTGTCCATACCTCCAGCGTCGATGGAGGAATTGAAGATGGAGAGCGCCACGTCGTTCTCGCGTTGCAAAATGTACGACGTGAACTATAAGGAAATGCTGCAGAACGGCACCAGAGAAGCAGATCCATCTTGGCCCATTAAATCGTGTCAGAATGGATGGACTTTCAATCACACGATGATACCGTACAAGTCTATCGCCGTCGAGGTGAGTTGGCTCGATCTACTCTTCATTCAACTATAATGTGCAACACTCCCGAACTTATGTTTGTTATTATTCCTTCAAATCACTCTCACGAAACAAAAGTAATATTTGCAAAACTAAACTGAACCAAAGTTGAAGTcctatattttgaaaataacattcCTTTAAACATTTCTGCTCTGTAACCTCGTGACTATTTTTAGAGGAACAACGGTATTACATGAAAAGTTGCATTTAATGGCAGCTTTAAACTATTCTGCAATCTTTATGCACcattttaagtaatttatattctaaGTATTTGTACTTTGAAATGACTGTGATCAAGTCATTATTATCAACACGTCATTTCCGTGTGCTGTATTAGAAAGGTGTAAAGTAATATCGGTTTCGTTAAATCGTACCTTCTTTCTTTCGTGAATTTGTAGTCATACGAGAATCCAATATGGTGCGTCGCGAATAGTGATATACGTTTATGCTTGGCAATAATCCAGATAGCGAAACTTACACAGCGAGTTTGGTACACCAACCACCAAATGTACATCCTATTAGATAAACGGAGGACAAACAAACTTGTAGTCTCCTGCACAGCCATTATTGCGAACTGTCTAAACTGTGCCATTTGTCTTGACATTCACCACAGACCTGCTGTTTAAACAACTGATGTTTTCGGATTTCCTCACTCATGatatattaacagtaaaatttaCTATGACAATCTGTTATTTCAATAACAACACATATAAACTACGCATGCgacaattgtttataaatatgtagTAAACGTAAAACAGttcgaaatcaattttcaattcggATTAAGTCGAATCGCGCATGTAAATTGAATAAGAATAACATAAAAAAGTGTATgatgattaaatataaataaccaGATGCACTTGCAAGTGGATAAAATATTGcatcaatttcaatatttatttcgaaagtgacgaaatattttcattctataattctccataaattattaaagaacttGGCGACTCTCTCAATTTTCAATATAGAAACATCAATAATTGGAATTCAACTAAACTAAATAATTCGtcgcaaattatttttataatttgcttAGTTGTTACCATATAATATAGCGAGACACAAATATAACAAACTACAAGAATATGCTTCATTAACATAgtaaagttaaccctttgtgctacAGTATCGTATCAGACTTGTATTGAAGATctcaaatagaattcaacaaatataaatatcacttgatTTTTCCaagttcgaattgaatattatttttctattataaattataatgctTTTGAGTaaacatagaatttttctcgttttctaatgaattatgaacaacaaAATACCTCTGCTGAccgcaattgggaaagaaattatagggtgaggggttaaattaaattcagaGTTGGTAATAAACGTCACTTGGCAGACCGAAATTCAAGTCACTTAAAATTTGGGTATGAGAATAAATGCTACCAAAGTAAGAGGAAAGACTGATCCCTTGACCATAACACGAcccaatatttttttctttcagctGGAATGGGTTTGCGAACACGCTTTCCTGGGCTCCGCAGCCCAATCAGCCTTCTTCGTGGGCAGCATCATCGGCGGCTTCGTATTCGGTTACATAGCCGACCATTATGGCAGAATTCCAGCGTTGGTCGCCTGCAACGCGGTTGGCTTCATCGCTTCCGTGGGCACAGCCTTCTGCAACAGCTTCTGGAGTTTCTGTATAGCGAGAATGGTCGTCGGCACGTCATTTGATAACTGTTTCaatgttctttttattatcGGTAAGCGTTTCTTATATAACGGCAGCCTCAATATTGTTGTTTGAAAATCTTCGAGGGGAGATTATGTAGCGAATACTTCAGACCTTCGTGTAACTGAATAAAACTCGACACTGATTATGTCATTTAAAAGTCTCCGGAATGTTCATTGGAATGTTGTCATGCCAgaatatttgtagaaaaatGTACTAAAGATTTCTAAACGGGATTCTAGGTAAAATATTAACTTGTTATCATCTATTTGTTTCAAAACGAAAGTTTTGACGGTTAACATGTTCTCTGCATCATATATTTTGTAGTTTTTGTAATTACCATTtcgtaagaaattaaattaacaaactGCAACGTAATATTcagaaagttaattaaatttcattgttgtttttttaaatattttatgaaaaatgaactacatttaatataataataacaataacaataataataaaaatatcagcagcagcaacaacaccaacaacaacaacaacaacaataataataataaagggccaccgtaaaattaaaatattaaaaatttaagtaataTAGTAAAAATCAATTGGaaagtttcaaaattgattaaaatgtcATTACGTATGGGAAGAAACCaccttctattttattataactagaTCCTTTTACACAGAATCTACCTAAAAAAGTATACATAGTTTCGCAGTCGTCTGCATATGGGGAAATACATATGGCGGATGGTTTCATAAAAGAGGCGATTACATTCTTATTTATAGTTGTAGGCTATCTTGCCCGCTGCAATAAAACATAGCGTGTCGTAAATGTGTCGTTTCAGTGATCGAGTACGTCGGCCCGAAATACCGAACGCTTGTGGCGAACATGTCCTTCGGGCTTTATTTCGCCGCAGCTTCCAGCCTTTTGCCGTGGATCGCCTATTGGATCGCTGATTGGCGAATTTTGAGCATGGCCACCGCCTGTCCCATGGTGGTTGCTTTTGTAGGGCCGTGGCTCGTTCCAGAAAGTGCACGGTTAGTGACATAAAACGATGTAAACTAATCTTCTGAACATCATATTACTGTATTTTCCACGTAACATTGATTATTTTAGTCTTTTATGTTGATAAAAGACTTGAAATTGTTCTATCGATTATTATCATATACATTGCAcgatcacgaacaaaaattcgactTAAAATCTTCATTATACATTTGTctcgatattttctgaaaatatattctattgCAACCAAGTCATATCTTGTTTcaagaattcataattttattaatgagtCATTTTATGCTGTAGATGGTATATTACCAGTGGAAAGATCGACAAAGCGATCGAAATGTTGAAGAAGTTCGCTAAGGTTAATGGCAGAGAAGTAAAACAAGAGATTTTCGACGAGTTCGAAAAGAACTGCAGGTCGATGATCGAGAAGGATAAGTCGCACAATCAATACACCGTTCTCCACCTCTTCAAACTGCCGAGGCTCGCCCGTATCACAACCATGCTCATCATTTATTGGTGAGTTCATTCATTCCTCTTATCTACAATTTATTAcctattcaaagaaaattcccacgtgtatttgaatatttcctaATACGTGTATCTCTAACGTCGAAATTTATAGACAGAAAGAATCCATTGGTAGTGTGCTAATCTTAGTCGACGAGAATAGTGATGTTAGTCACAGAGAATGCAAATTCAAAAGCGATAAATCTTTTTATAGTGTGTCTCTCTTTTGGAAGACTTACAACTGCGAGAAACGAGAACTTATTACATTTgcattattcctttttatttttctttctgtctATGTTGATCAAATTTAATGTCAATAGATCCAACGtaagaacaaaaataattaatcatccGAAGAAACATTTCAACATCAAAACTCGAATAACGAATCAAAACTTGAACGAAGATCCACATTTTAAGATCTTGATAGATCGTAACATATATTTGTTCAAATCTATcaaatttcaaagttcaaatCTTAGTTTAAATCTAACTTGTCTCAATTATGCAACTTCATTTATGAGATCCAATTTCCAAGTTCATTGATACGTTAAGTCAAAATATGTCAAGAATCTTACAAAGCGCAGCCGTATTTCCTAAGTATCAGAGGTATGCATGTACTGAACTTTCAATTAAACGCCACTTTGATTGAATCACATATCCAACTCGTTAACCGGTTACTTCTACGAtatttatacaagtttataaaCATAGGGATAAAAAGTGGAGAGATACAGTGACCTATAAACGAGCATGTTAATAAGTATAAGTCTCAGGTGAGGTATATCGCGATCGTTCACACATGCTCAGCTCCCCGCTGCGTCCATACAATGGcgcaaattttcaaaataaaccacGTAAAACTGATTCTACCCTTTCTCCTAATTCTTCTTCTAGACCTTTCTTTGAGTAGACTTCGTTTTTGCTCAAAAGAGCATgcgatatttcttttatatacagGGTATCACGTAACTGGTAGTAGGAGTTGATTCTATgtcaaaaaataagtcgaaaatatacaataaaagttTCTCATTTCAAacttcgttttcgaaaaaattgacTTTAAAAATCTACTCTGTACACGACTAAGTGTCAACTTAACAGATATCACGGTCCTTGTTCATGTTAatgatcattattaatatttttatactattttagaTATATCGACTAACGAAACCATAAGATAAAAGAAACTTACtattaaagaattttaactTAAACATTGTTGAAAATCATGACCATGATTTCTCAAATATAATTGTGTTCTTCTGATTAAATTTCTACGTACATTTTCTAAAGTGTTGTTctgcaattttaatttttcaaagattataataattctttctgtTACCTGTTCAATATTCGTTATTTCGTCA
This genomic window from Nomia melanderi isolate GNS246 chromosome 9, iyNomMela1, whole genome shotgun sequence contains:
- the LOC116431275 gene encoding carcinine transporter, with product MTVMVESMKVEEGERPKIAAFDDILPYVGEASRYQWFLFILLLPFTFVYAFLYFTQFFITLLPAEHWCTVPELDNWNLTDHEKIALSIPPASMEELKMESATSFSRCKMYDVNYKEMLQNGTREADPSWPIKSCQNGWTFNHTMIPYKSIAVELEWVCEHAFLGSAAQSAFFVGSIIGGFVFGYIADHYGRIPALVACNAVGFIASVGTAFCNSFWSFCIARMVVGTSFDNCFNVLFIIVIEYVGPKYRTLVANMSFGLYFAAASSLLPWIAYWIADWRILSMATACPMVVAFVGPWLVPESARWYITSGKIDKAIEMLKKFAKVNGREVKQEIFDEFEKNCRSMIEKDKSHNQYTVLHLFKLPRLARITTMLIIYWLLMVWVFDGHVWNMKLLDPDVFTSFSLASLTELPAAILLALFLDRWGRRWMGFASMFLCGVFSFVALSTPPGAPTVAMAIIARLGVNIAANIGFQYAAEMLPTVVRAQGVSLIHIIGYLAHILGPYIIYLADIDAALPLITLGLLSFIHAFLTLGLPETLNQDLPETLQEGNDFGKDQSFWWVPCISSSQKLKKSYRKKEGLSNPAFAGSVQKIDCTRL